The Elaeis guineensis isolate ETL-2024a chromosome 13, EG11, whole genome shotgun sequence genome includes a region encoding these proteins:
- the LOC105056389 gene encoding anthranilate synthase beta subunit 2, chloroplastic isoform X2 produces MASLQSLLLFPGPSGCSIPRARTAFVPTTRVSEVANGVGAMRKGGLVVSRPLAIRGVDEPRVLNGDRKNEKPIIVIDNYDSFTYNLCQYMGELGANFEVYRNDELTVEELKRKCPRGILISPGPGTPQDSGISLQTVLQLGPSMPLFGVCMGLQCIGEAFGGKVVRSPFGVVHGKHSLVYYDESLGDTLFSGLPNVGLGVSPFHLGKGVVVQLQLEFAVEEWSME; encoded by the exons ATGGCTTCTCTCCAATCTCTCTTGCTCTTCCCTGGACCCTCTGGCTGCTCGATTCCTAGAGCTCGTACTGCCTTTGTTCCCACCACCAGAGTCTCAG AAGTTGCGAATGGGGTTGGGGCGATGAGGAAGGGGGGTTTGGTTGTTTCGAGACCTTTGGCGATACGTGGGGTGGACGAACCTAGGGTTTTGAATGGGGATAGGAAGAACGAGAAGCCGATCATTGTTATAGATAACTATGATAGTTTCACCTATAATCTGTGCCAG TATATGGGAGAGCTGGGAGCTAATTTTGAGGTGTATCGCAATGATGAGCTCACTGTGGAGGAACTTAAAAG GAAATGCCCACGTGGGATACTCATCTCCCCAGGACCTG GTACACCTCAAGATTCGGGGATATCCTTACAAACTGTTCTACAACTTGGGCCTTCTATGCCATTGTTTGGGGTTTGTATGGGCTTGCAGTGCATTGGGGAGGCATTTGGAG GAAAGGTCGTTCGCTCTCCTTTTGGTGTGGTTCATGGGAAACACTCTCTTGTCTATTATGATGAAAGCCTAGGGGATACTTTATTTTCTGGTTTACCAAA TGTAGGGCTTGGGGTATCACCCTTCCACTTGGGCAAAGGGGTAGTGGTTCAACTCCAGTTGGAGTTTGCTGTTGAGGAGTGGAGTATGGAATAG
- the LOC105056389 gene encoding anthranilate synthase beta subunit 2, chloroplastic isoform X3, which produces MASLQSLLLFPGPSGCSIPRARTAFVPTTRVSEVANGVGAMRKGGLVVSRPLAIRGVDEPRVLNGDRKNEKPIIVIDNYDSFTYNLCQYMGELGANFEVYRNDELTVEELKRKCPRGILISPGPGTPQDSGISLQTVLQLGPSMPLFGVCMGLQCIGEAFGGKVVRSPFGVVHGKHSLVYYDESLGDTLFSGLPKAWGITLPLGQRGSGSTPVGVCC; this is translated from the exons ATGGCTTCTCTCCAATCTCTCTTGCTCTTCCCTGGACCCTCTGGCTGCTCGATTCCTAGAGCTCGTACTGCCTTTGTTCCCACCACCAGAGTCTCAG AAGTTGCGAATGGGGTTGGGGCGATGAGGAAGGGGGGTTTGGTTGTTTCGAGACCTTTGGCGATACGTGGGGTGGACGAACCTAGGGTTTTGAATGGGGATAGGAAGAACGAGAAGCCGATCATTGTTATAGATAACTATGATAGTTTCACCTATAATCTGTGCCAG TATATGGGAGAGCTGGGAGCTAATTTTGAGGTGTATCGCAATGATGAGCTCACTGTGGAGGAACTTAAAAG GAAATGCCCACGTGGGATACTCATCTCCCCAGGACCTG GTACACCTCAAGATTCGGGGATATCCTTACAAACTGTTCTACAACTTGGGCCTTCTATGCCATTGTTTGGGGTTTGTATGGGCTTGCAGTGCATTGGGGAGGCATTTGGAG GAAAGGTCGTTCGCTCTCCTTTTGGTGTGGTTCATGGGAAACACTCTCTTGTCTATTATGATGAAAGCCTAGGGGATACTTTATTTTCTGGTTTACCAAA GGCTTGGGGTATCACCCTTCCACTTGGGCAAAGGGGTAGTGGTTCAACTCCAGTTGGAGTTTGCTGTTGA
- the LOC105056389 gene encoding anthranilate synthase beta subunit 2, chloroplastic isoform X1, with protein sequence MASLQSLLLFPGPSGCSIPRARTAFVPTTRVSEVANGVGAMRKGGLVVSRPLAIRGVDEPRVLNGDRKNEKPIIVIDNYDSFTYNLCQYMGELGANFEVYRNDELTVEELKRKCPRGILISPGPGTPQDSGISLQTVLQLGPSMPLFGVCMGLQCIGEAFGGKVVRSPFGVVHGKHSLVYYDESLGDTLFSGLPNPFTAGRYHSLVIEKDTFPSDVLEITAWTEDGLIMAARHKKYPHIQGVQFHPESIITTEGKMMINNFIKSIEAVEDSIPKP encoded by the exons ATGGCTTCTCTCCAATCTCTCTTGCTCTTCCCTGGACCCTCTGGCTGCTCGATTCCTAGAGCTCGTACTGCCTTTGTTCCCACCACCAGAGTCTCAG AAGTTGCGAATGGGGTTGGGGCGATGAGGAAGGGGGGTTTGGTTGTTTCGAGACCTTTGGCGATACGTGGGGTGGACGAACCTAGGGTTTTGAATGGGGATAGGAAGAACGAGAAGCCGATCATTGTTATAGATAACTATGATAGTTTCACCTATAATCTGTGCCAG TATATGGGAGAGCTGGGAGCTAATTTTGAGGTGTATCGCAATGATGAGCTCACTGTGGAGGAACTTAAAAG GAAATGCCCACGTGGGATACTCATCTCCCCAGGACCTG GTACACCTCAAGATTCGGGGATATCCTTACAAACTGTTCTACAACTTGGGCCTTCTATGCCATTGTTTGGGGTTTGTATGGGCTTGCAGTGCATTGGGGAGGCATTTGGAG GAAAGGTCGTTCGCTCTCCTTTTGGTGTGGTTCATGGGAAACACTCTCTTGTCTATTATGATGAAAGCCTAGGGGATACTTTATTTTCTGGTTTACCAAA cCCATTCActgctggtagatatcatagcCTTGTGATTGAAAAAGATACTTTTCCTAGTGATGTCCTCGAAATCACAGCATGGACAGAAGATGGACTAATAATGGCTGCTCGACACAAAAAGTATCCACATATTCAG GGAGTGCAGTTCCATCCTGAGAGCATCATTACCACAGAAGGCAAGATGATGATTAACAACTTCATCAAGTCTATTGAAGCTGTGGAAGACTCAATTCCCAAGCCTTGA